One Burkholderia pyrrocinia DNA segment encodes these proteins:
- a CDS encoding DM13 domain-containing protein, with protein sequence MKTRIWILIASHLATGLVAFAAGIYVLPILTASESASAVELQVAAENTRHTGRFERGLPGSDPLHWADGKLTITDSSIAFEGDIAPGPDYKIYLVPEFVDTKASFLAIKARAARVGDLKTFGNFVVPLPADVNPTQYTSVVIWCERFSKFISAARYQSATTSGRVSM encoded by the coding sequence GACGGGTCTCGTTGCATTCGCGGCGGGCATCTACGTGCTTCCGATCCTGACGGCATCGGAGAGCGCAAGCGCCGTCGAACTGCAAGTGGCCGCCGAAAACACGCGCCATACCGGCCGCTTCGAACGCGGCCTGCCGGGAAGCGATCCGCTGCACTGGGCGGACGGCAAGCTGACGATCACCGATTCGTCGATCGCGTTCGAAGGCGACATCGCACCAGGGCCCGACTACAAGATCTATCTCGTTCCGGAATTCGTCGACACCAAGGCGTCGTTCCTCGCGATCAAGGCGCGTGCCGCACGCGTGGGCGACCTGAAGACATTCGGCAATTTCGTCGTGCCGCTTCCCGCCGACGTGAATCCCACGCAGTACACGTCGGTCGTGATCTGGTGCGAACGCTTTTCGAAATTCATCAGCGCGGCCCGGTATCAAAGCGCAACGACGTCGGGCCGGGTGTCGATGTAA
- a CDS encoding DUF2894 domain-containing protein — MTEDATPARATLDAWREQGADRLDPARFHRIDALERRAAVLDGSARELLDARLATLIEGFAEVVARADEANAAPDNAEAAAGAPVRGALAELVERLARDAQADRRGIDPELVDYFRTMWSKVRTEQQYRQSLDQVPRNAGPLNSNSLVHRSLSTMRELSPEYLQQFLSYVDALAWLEDLAGGGAQPEKEAPRAKTVKKGTRSKSR; from the coding sequence GTGACGGAAGACGCGACGCCCGCCCGCGCGACGCTCGACGCATGGCGTGAGCAGGGCGCGGACCGGCTCGATCCCGCGCGCTTTCACCGGATCGACGCGCTCGAACGGCGCGCGGCCGTGCTCGATGGCAGCGCGCGCGAATTGCTCGATGCGCGGCTGGCAACGTTGATCGAAGGCTTCGCGGAGGTCGTTGCGCGGGCCGATGAAGCGAACGCCGCGCCCGACAACGCGGAAGCCGCGGCAGGTGCGCCCGTGCGTGGCGCGCTTGCGGAACTCGTCGAACGGCTTGCGCGCGATGCGCAGGCCGACCGGCGCGGGATCGATCCCGAACTGGTCGACTACTTCCGCACGATGTGGTCGAAGGTCCGCACGGAACAGCAGTACCGCCAGTCGCTCGACCAGGTGCCGCGCAATGCGGGGCCGCTCAATTCGAACAGCCTCGTGCACCGGTCGCTGTCGACGATGCGCGAGTTGTCGCCGGAATATCTGCAGCAGTTCCTGTCGTACGTCGATGCGCTCGCATGGCTCGAGGATCTCGCCGGCGGCGGCGCGCAGCCCGAGAAGGAAGCGCCGCGCGCGAAGACGGTGAAGAAAGGCACGCGGAGCAAGAGCCGGTAG
- a CDS encoding OmpA family protein, with protein sequence MHDEIDGGAPSAPVWPAFADLMSVLLGAFVLILVGVIGMQLQLTSKLEEAVRARQLEAQQRKSLEQALAGPLAAGRVTLVNGRIGISGNVLFALNSDQLQPAGRDLLKTLAAPLATYLKTRDEILMISGFADDQQVHAGNRQFADNWELSAKRALTVTRAMIDAGVPAASVFAAAFGSEQPVSSNADDEGRAKNRRVEIAPVPRKSASNGGKAK encoded by the coding sequence ATGCACGACGAAATCGACGGCGGCGCGCCATCCGCGCCGGTGTGGCCCGCGTTCGCCGACCTGATGTCGGTGCTGCTCGGCGCGTTCGTGCTGATCCTCGTCGGCGTGATCGGCATGCAGCTTCAGCTCACGTCGAAGCTCGAGGAAGCGGTGCGTGCGCGCCAGCTTGAAGCGCAGCAGCGCAAGTCGCTCGAACAGGCGCTCGCCGGGCCGCTCGCGGCCGGCCGCGTGACGCTCGTGAACGGGCGCATCGGCATCAGCGGCAACGTGCTGTTCGCGCTGAACTCCGACCAGTTGCAGCCCGCGGGCCGCGACCTGCTGAAGACGCTGGCCGCCCCGTTGGCCACCTACCTGAAGACGCGCGACGAGATCCTGATGATCAGCGGCTTTGCCGACGACCAGCAGGTGCATGCCGGCAACCGCCAGTTCGCGGACAACTGGGAACTGTCGGCCAAGCGCGCGCTGACGGTCACGCGCGCGATGATCGACGCCGGCGTGCCGGCGGCGTCGGTGTTCGCGGCCGCGTTCGGCTCCGAACAGCCGGTCAGCTCGAATGCGGACGATGAAGGCCGCGCGAAGAACCGCCGCGTGGAGATCGCGCCGGTGCCGCGCAAGAGCGCATCGAACGGAGGGAAGGCGAAGTGA
- a CDS encoding DUF802 domain-containing protein, with translation MSRIRIDLVVFVAGLLAVGWIGVGYIASNPLASAVTLLIGACYVAGAWELLRYKQATATLSRAVAGLTEPPAKLDAWLDTLPPGLRGAVRARVEGARVALPGPALTPYLVGLLVLLGMLGTLLGMVVTLKGTGAALESATDLDAIRASLIAPVKGLGFAFGTSIAGVATSAMLGLLSALVRRERIDVAQQLDMKIATTLRVHSSAHQRDESFRLLQRQADVMPALVDRMQTMMTTLEARSVALHDRQLESQQAFFDRTERAYAGLASNVGDALKESAAESARVAGAALQPVVAATMTGLAQEMAALRDTVTGAVQRQLDGLTDGFEKTTGNVTAVWNRALDEQRRAGDAVAQQLQTTLGQFTDTFAQRSTDLLDGVATRLESTEGRLSDAWRDALLRQEQVGETLAGQHARALGEAAATFERHSGATLAAMRESHAGLQTELAARDEQRLTAWKDSLAAMATKLGDEWQRAGVHSAGRQQEICDALAQTTRDLTAQASMFEQRSNDLLSTIRDSHTGLQTQLAARDEERLSAWNDSLAAMAAKLGDEWQRAGVHSAGRQQEICDALAQTTRDLTTQASTFEQRSDELLSTIRDSHTGLQTQLAARDEERLSAWNDSLAAMAAKLGDEWQRAGVHSAGRQQEICDALAQTTRDLTTQAATFEQRSNELLSTIRDSHTGLQTQLAARDEERLSAWNDSLAAMAAKLGDEWQRAGVHSAGRQQEICDALAQTTHDLTAQAATFEQRSNDLLTTIRDSHAGLQTQLAARDEQRLSAWNDSLAAMAAALRDEWARTSAQAATRQQDICDTLARTANDITAQAQVHASDTINEIARLVQAASEAPKAAADVVAELRQRLSDSMVRDTATLEERSRLLATLETLLGAVNHASTEQRTAIDALVSTSADLLDRVGARFNDTVDAETRKLDSVAAQVTAGAVEVASLGDAFGMAVQVFGESNDKLLTHLQRIEAALEKSLARSDEQLEYYVAQAREVIDLSMMSQKQIVEDLQQLAGRRAPVGA, from the coding sequence ATGTCCAGAATTCGCATTGATCTCGTTGTCTTCGTCGCCGGTCTGCTCGCAGTGGGCTGGATCGGTGTCGGCTATATCGCGTCGAACCCGCTGGCGTCGGCCGTCACGCTGCTGATCGGCGCGTGCTATGTCGCCGGCGCATGGGAACTGCTGCGCTACAAGCAGGCGACCGCCACGCTGTCGCGCGCGGTTGCCGGCCTGACCGAGCCGCCCGCGAAGCTCGACGCATGGCTCGACACGCTGCCCCCGGGCCTGCGCGGCGCGGTGCGGGCACGCGTCGAAGGCGCGCGCGTCGCGCTGCCGGGCCCGGCGCTCACGCCTTACCTCGTCGGCCTGCTGGTGCTGCTCGGCATGCTCGGCACGCTGCTCGGGATGGTCGTGACGCTGAAGGGCACGGGCGCCGCGCTCGAAAGCGCGACCGATCTCGACGCGATCCGCGCGTCGCTGATCGCGCCGGTGAAGGGCCTCGGCTTCGCATTCGGCACGTCGATCGCCGGTGTCGCGACATCCGCGATGCTCGGGCTGCTGTCCGCGCTCGTGCGCCGCGAGCGGATCGACGTAGCGCAGCAGCTTGACATGAAGATCGCGACGACGCTGCGCGTGCATTCGTCCGCGCACCAGCGCGACGAATCGTTCCGGCTGCTGCAGCGCCAGGCCGACGTGATGCCGGCGCTGGTCGATCGGATGCAAACGATGATGACGACGCTCGAGGCGCGTAGCGTCGCGTTGCACGATCGCCAGCTCGAAAGCCAGCAGGCGTTTTTCGACCGGACCGAGCGCGCGTATGCGGGCCTTGCGTCGAACGTCGGCGACGCGCTGAAGGAAAGCGCCGCCGAGAGCGCGCGCGTGGCCGGCGCCGCGCTGCAGCCGGTCGTCGCGGCGACGATGACGGGGCTCGCGCAGGAGATGGCCGCGCTGCGCGATACCGTGACGGGCGCCGTGCAGCGTCAGCTCGACGGGTTGACGGACGGCTTCGAGAAGACCACCGGCAACGTGACGGCCGTCTGGAACCGCGCGCTCGACGAACAGCGCCGTGCGGGCGACGCGGTCGCGCAGCAACTGCAGACGACGCTCGGCCAGTTCACCGACACGTTCGCGCAGCGTTCGACGGACCTGCTCGACGGTGTCGCGACGCGCCTCGAATCGACCGAAGGCCGCCTGTCGGACGCATGGCGCGATGCGCTGTTGCGCCAGGAGCAGGTCGGCGAGACGCTGGCCGGCCAGCACGCGCGTGCGCTGGGCGAAGCCGCCGCGACGTTCGAGCGCCATTCGGGCGCGACGCTCGCCGCGATGCGCGAGTCGCACGCAGGGCTGCAGACCGAACTGGCCGCGCGCGACGAACAGCGCCTCACCGCGTGGAAAGACTCGCTGGCCGCGATGGCAACGAAGCTCGGCGACGAATGGCAGCGTGCAGGCGTACACAGTGCGGGCCGTCAGCAGGAAATCTGCGATGCACTCGCGCAAACGACGCGTGACCTGACCGCGCAGGCTTCGATGTTCGAGCAGCGCTCGAACGATCTGCTGTCGACGATCCGCGATTCGCACACGGGCCTGCAAACGCAACTGGCCGCACGCGACGAAGAACGCTTGTCTGCGTGGAACGATTCGCTGGCCGCGATGGCCGCGAAGCTCGGCGACGAATGGCAACGCGCAGGCGTGCACAGTGCGGGCCGTCAGCAGGAAATCTGCGACGCACTCGCACAAACGACGCGCGACCTCACTACGCAGGCTTCGACCTTCGAACAACGCTCGGACGAACTGCTGTCGACGATTCGCGATTCGCACACGGGCCTGCAAACGCAACTGGCCGCACGCGACGAGGAACGCCTGTCCGCGTGGAACGATTCGCTGGCCGCAATGGCCGCGAAGCTGGGCGACGAATGGCAGCGCGCGGGCGTGCACAGCGCAGGCCGTCAGCAGGAAATCTGCGACGCACTCGCACAAACGACGCGTGATCTCACGACGCAGGCCGCCACGTTCGAACAACGCTCGAACGAACTGCTGTCGACGATCCGCGATTCGCACACGGGGCTGCAAACGCAACTCGCTGCACGCGACGAAGAACGCCTGTCCGCGTGGAACGACTCGCTGGCCGCGATGGCCGCAAAGCTGGGCGACGAATGGCAGCGCGCGGGCGTGCACAGCGCAGGCCGTCAGCAGGAAATCTGCGACGCACTCGCGCAAACGACGCACGACCTCACCGCGCAGGCCGCCACGTTCGAACAACGCTCGAACGATCTGCTGACGACAATCCGCGATTCGCACGCTGGCCTGCAGACGCAACTCGCGGCGCGCGACGAACAGCGCCTGTCCGCGTGGAACGATTCGCTTGCCGCGATGGCGGCCGCGCTGCGCGACGAATGGGCGCGGACGAGTGCGCAGGCCGCGACGCGCCAGCAGGACATCTGCGACACGCTGGCCCGCACCGCGAACGACATCACCGCGCAGGCGCAGGTGCATGCGAGCGACACGATCAACGAGATCGCGCGCCTCGTGCAGGCCGCGTCGGAGGCGCCGAAGGCCGCGGCCGACGTGGTCGCCGAGCTGCGCCAGCGCCTGTCCGACAGCATGGTGCGCGATACCGCGACGCTCGAGGAACGCAGCCGCCTGCTCGCGACGCTCGAAACGCTGCTCGGCGCGGTCAATCACGCGTCGACCGAACAGCGCACCGCGATCGACGCGCTCGTCAGCACGTCGGCCGACCTGCTCGATCGCGTCGGCGCGCGCTTCAATGACACCGTCGATGCCGAAACGCGCAAGCTCGATTCGGTGGCCGCGCAAGTCACCGCGGGCGCGGTCGAGGTTGCAAGCCTCGGCGATGCGTTCGGGATGGCCGTACAGGTGTTCGGCGAATCGAACGACAAGCTGCTGACCCATCTGCAGCGCATCGAGGCCGCGCTCGAGAAATCGCTCGCGCGCAGCGACGAGCAGCTCGAGTACTACGTCGCGCAGGCGCGCGAGGTGATCGACCTGAGCATGATGTCGCAGAAGCAGATCGTCGAAGACCTGCAGCAGCTCGCCGGCCGGCGGGCGCCCGTCGGAGCGTAA
- a CDS encoding DUF3348 domain-containing protein gives MVHASPRPALSGPTLVRLLARLADADVAESRQMLSDRLSQWLGWTDAITLSSALNASPPGVAAGVRGHDAERDCARVRHDLAQAITATNRPRTRRRPGDMPPPAADTADFADFRQRYLSLQQDMETAIGQLRGRLRVALAARSSGMARLATLDAIMERVLGARERSLLSAVPALLGTRFGRLREAERQALADAESAAASDTAGTADDGALADGAAVAAIVPGAWLDTFRDEMQSILLAELEVRFQTVDGLLAALRTC, from the coding sequence ATGGTGCACGCTTCCCCGCGCCCGGCATTGAGCGGCCCGACGCTCGTCCGGCTGCTCGCGCGCCTGGCCGATGCCGACGTCGCGGAATCCCGGCAGATGCTGTCGGACCGGCTGAGCCAGTGGCTCGGCTGGACCGACGCGATCACGCTGTCGTCCGCGCTGAACGCGAGCCCGCCCGGCGTCGCGGCCGGCGTGCGCGGCCACGACGCGGAGCGCGACTGCGCGCGCGTGCGCCACGATCTCGCGCAGGCGATCACGGCCACCAACCGGCCGCGTACGCGGCGCCGGCCCGGCGACATGCCGCCGCCGGCCGCCGACACGGCCGATTTCGCGGACTTCCGCCAGCGCTATCTGTCCTTGCAGCAGGACATGGAAACGGCGATCGGCCAGTTGCGCGGCCGCCTGCGGGTCGCGCTCGCCGCGCGCTCGTCCGGGATGGCGCGGCTCGCGACGCTCGACGCGATCATGGAGCGTGTGCTCGGCGCGCGCGAGCGCAGCCTGCTGTCGGCCGTGCCCGCGCTGCTCGGCACGCGCTTCGGGCGGCTGCGCGAAGCGGAGCGGCAGGCACTGGCCGATGCCGAATCCGCCGCCGCATCCGACACGGCCGGTACGGCTGACGACGGCGCGCTTGCCGACGGCGCGGCCGTCGCGGCGATCGTGCCCGGCGCATGGCTCGACACGTTTCGCGACGAGATGCAAAGCATCCTGCTCGCCGAACTCGAGGTCCGGTTTCAAACGGTAGACGGGCTGCTCGCGGCCCTTCGCACCTGCTAA
- a CDS encoding LysE family translocator, with amino-acid sequence MTASAAVLAILAALWLGAMIPGPSFVLVARNSIGLSRRDGLATALGMGIGGIVFGGVALAGLYTLLQAVEWLYVGLKVAGGAYLIYMASKIWRGADRPIAMDDPHAMAGGSARKSFWTGLTTQLSNPKTAIWYGSIFAALLPQHPPLWCYLALPPLVFGVEFGWYTIVALCFSTRRPRELYLRAKKWVDRIAAGAITLLGLRLILNAPKAGI; translated from the coding sequence ATGACTGCATCGGCTGCCGTACTCGCCATCCTGGCCGCGCTGTGGCTTGGCGCGATGATTCCGGGCCCGAGTTTCGTGCTGGTTGCCCGCAATTCGATCGGGCTGTCGCGCCGCGACGGGCTTGCCACCGCGCTCGGCATGGGCATCGGCGGCATCGTGTTCGGCGGCGTCGCGCTGGCCGGGCTCTACACGCTGCTGCAGGCCGTCGAATGGCTGTATGTGGGCCTGAAGGTCGCGGGCGGCGCGTACCTGATCTACATGGCGTCGAAGATCTGGCGCGGCGCCGACCGGCCGATCGCGATGGACGATCCGCACGCGATGGCCGGCGGCAGCGCGCGCAAGTCGTTCTGGACGGGCCTCACGACCCAGCTCAGCAACCCGAAGACGGCGATCTGGTACGGCAGCATCTTCGCCGCGCTGCTCCCGCAGCATCCGCCGCTGTGGTGCTACCTCGCGCTGCCGCCGCTCGTGTTCGGCGTCGAGTTCGGCTGGTACACGATCGTCGCGCTGTGCTTCTCGACGCGCCGGCCGCGCGAGCTCTACCTGCGCGCGAAGAAGTGGGTCGACCGCATCGCGGCCGGCGCGATCACGCTGCTCGGGCTGCGGCTGATCCTGAACGCGCCGAAAGCGGGGATCTGA
- a CDS encoding GNAT family N-acetyltransferase: protein MIEIRAARYPDDARVVEAIFREYIASPTVSLEFQDYEPEIAALPGQYAAPRGLLLLAWNGDRAVGCAAFREIDAAACEMKRVYVRPEARGLNVGRQLVERLLRDAKAAGYARMCLDVLPEFVAARQLYASLGFTPAPPVAFNPVPGTEFLGRDL, encoded by the coding sequence ATGATCGAGATCCGCGCCGCCCGCTATCCCGACGACGCCCGCGTCGTCGAGGCGATCTTCCGCGAGTACATCGCGAGCCCCACCGTCAGTCTCGAATTCCAGGACTACGAGCCCGAGATCGCCGCGCTGCCCGGCCAATACGCGGCGCCGCGCGGGTTGCTGCTGCTCGCATGGAACGGCGATCGCGCGGTCGGCTGCGCGGCGTTTCGCGAAATCGACGCGGCGGCGTGCGAGATGAAGCGTGTGTATGTACGGCCCGAAGCGCGCGGGTTGAACGTCGGCCGCCAGCTCGTCGAACGGCTGCTGCGCGACGCGAAGGCAGCCGGCTATGCGCGCATGTGCCTCGACGTGCTGCCCGAGTTCGTCGCCGCAAGGCAACTGTATGCATCGCTCGGCTTCACGCCCGCGCCGCCCGTCGCGTTCAATCCGGTGCCGGGCACCGAGTTTCTCGGGCGCGATCTGTAA
- the dctA gene encoding C4-dicarboxylate transporter DctA: MLVSRIRRTLSKLYVQVLIGIVAGILVGHFYPDIGSQLKPLGDLFIKLIRMLLAPIIFASVVVGIARMTDLHEAGRVGVKAVLYFEAASTVALVVGMVVVNVIKPGSGMNADPSRIDSSAIASYTHAAQHRGALDFLMSIVPGSVVGAFANGEILPIIFFSVIFAIALAKLGPRTAPLVDMLDMFLQGMFGVVRIVMHVAPAGAFGGMAFTIAKYGIGTLAQFGQLMLCLYLTSFLFVAVVLGLAMRMCGLSLWKYLRYIRDEILITLGTASTEAVLPQMLLKMERMGCSRPVVGMVLPTGYTFNADGTAIYLTMASLFIAQAFNIHLSIWDQLLLLGVLLLTSKGSAGVAGAGFVALAATLSTMHQVPVSGLVLLLGVDRFLNEARAVTNLIGNGVATVVVARWEGALDMDKARAVLDRRAGSDSIVASERDARMPAPERSAPASVPGMQSKVR; this comes from the coding sequence ATGCTGGTATCACGCATTCGCAGAACGCTTTCCAAACTCTACGTCCAGGTTTTGATCGGCATCGTCGCCGGCATCCTCGTCGGGCATTTCTACCCCGACATCGGATCCCAGCTCAAGCCGCTCGGCGACCTGTTCATCAAGCTGATCCGGATGCTTCTCGCGCCGATCATCTTTGCGTCGGTGGTGGTCGGCATCGCGCGCATGACCGATCTTCACGAAGCCGGCAGGGTAGGCGTGAAGGCCGTGCTGTATTTCGAAGCCGCGTCCACCGTTGCGCTCGTGGTCGGGATGGTGGTCGTCAACGTGATCAAGCCGGGCAGCGGGATGAACGCCGATCCGTCGAGGATCGACAGTTCCGCGATCGCCAGCTACACGCATGCAGCACAGCATCGCGGCGCGCTCGATTTCCTGATGAGCATCGTGCCGGGCAGCGTCGTCGGGGCCTTTGCGAACGGCGAGATACTGCCGATCATCTTCTTCTCGGTGATCTTCGCGATCGCACTTGCGAAGCTCGGCCCGCGGACCGCGCCGCTCGTCGACATGCTCGACATGTTCCTGCAAGGGATGTTCGGCGTCGTGCGCATCGTCATGCATGTCGCGCCCGCAGGCGCATTTGGCGGGATGGCGTTCACCATCGCCAAATACGGCATCGGCACGCTCGCGCAGTTCGGGCAACTCATGCTGTGCCTGTACCTCACGTCGTTCCTGTTCGTCGCTGTCGTGCTCGGCCTGGCGATGCGCATGTGCGGGTTGTCGCTGTGGAAGTACCTGCGCTATATCCGCGACGAGATCCTGATCACGCTCGGCACGGCATCGACGGAAGCCGTGCTGCCGCAGATGCTGCTCAAGATGGAGCGCATGGGGTGCTCGCGTCCGGTCGTCGGCATGGTCTTGCCCACGGGCTATACCTTCAACGCGGACGGCACCGCGATCTACCTGACGATGGCGTCCCTCTTCATCGCACAGGCATTCAATATCCACCTGTCGATCTGGGACCAGCTTCTGCTGCTCGGTGTCCTGCTGCTCACGTCGAAGGGCTCCGCAGGGGTGGCCGGCGCGGGTTTCGTCGCGCTGGCGGCGACGTTGTCCACGATGCATCAGGTGCCCGTGTCGGGTCTGGTCTTGCTGCTCGGCGTCGATCGCTTCCTGAACGAAGCGCGCGCCGTGACCAACCTGATCGGGAACGGCGTTGCCACGGTGGTGGTGGCTCGCTGGGAAGGGGCGCTGGATATGGACAAGGCGCGAGCCGTTCTCGATCGGCGGGCCGGATCGGACTCGATCGTCGCGAGCGAGCGCGACGCGCGCATGCCGGCGCCGGAGCGGAGCGCGCCGGCGAGTGTGCCGGGCATGCAATCGAAGGTCCGCTAG
- a CDS encoding mandelate racemase/muconate lactonizing enzyme family protein: protein MRIVEIREKTVPISSPIRNAYIDFSKMTLSLVAVITDVIRDGKPVVGYGFNSNGRYGQGKLMRERFIPRILEADPGSLVNDAGDNLDPHKIWATMFTNEKPGGHGERSVAIGTIDMAVWDAVAKIEGKPLFQLLADRYGDGRPNRKIFVYAAGGYYYPGQDREKLKDEMRSYIDRGYTVVKKKIGGASLDEDLRRIDSILSVLGDGRKLAVDANGRFDLDTAIRYAKALSQYDLFWYEEPGDPLDFELQATLRNYYDKPMATGEDLFSMQDARNLIRYGGMRADRDWLQFDCALSYGLVEYLRTLDMLRQHGWSPSRCIPHGGHQMSLNIAAGLGLGGNESYPDLFQPYGGFPDGVKVDNGFITMPELPGIGFEGKADLFAEMQKLSA from the coding sequence ATGAGAATCGTCGAGATTCGCGAAAAAACCGTTCCGATCAGCTCCCCGATCCGGAACGCCTACATCGATTTCAGCAAGATGACGCTGAGCCTCGTCGCCGTGATCACCGACGTGATCCGCGACGGCAAGCCGGTCGTCGGCTATGGCTTCAATTCGAACGGCCGCTATGGCCAGGGCAAGCTCATGCGCGAACGCTTCATCCCGCGCATTCTCGAAGCCGATCCCGGCTCGCTCGTCAACGACGCTGGCGACAACCTCGACCCGCACAAGATCTGGGCGACGATGTTCACCAACGAAAAACCGGGCGGCCATGGCGAGCGCTCGGTCGCCATCGGCACGATCGACATGGCGGTGTGGGACGCGGTGGCCAAGATCGAAGGCAAGCCGCTGTTCCAGTTGCTGGCGGACCGCTACGGCGACGGCCGGCCGAACCGCAAGATCTTCGTCTATGCGGCGGGCGGCTACTACTATCCGGGCCAGGATCGCGAGAAGCTCAAGGACGAGATGCGCAGCTATATCGACCGTGGATACACGGTCGTGAAGAAGAAGATCGGCGGCGCATCGCTCGATGAAGACCTGCGCCGCATCGATTCGATCCTCAGCGTGCTCGGCGACGGCCGGAAACTCGCGGTCGACGCGAACGGCCGCTTCGATCTCGACACCGCGATCCGCTATGCGAAGGCGCTTTCGCAATACGACCTGTTCTGGTACGAGGAACCGGGCGATCCGCTCGACTTCGAACTCCAGGCAACGCTGCGCAATTACTACGACAAACCGATGGCGACGGGCGAGGACCTGTTCTCGATGCAGGACGCCCGCAACCTGATCCGTTATGGCGGCATGCGCGCGGATCGCGACTGGCTGCAGTTCGACTGCGCGCTGAGCTACGGTCTCGTCGAATATCTGCGCACGCTCGACATGCTGCGCCAGCACGGCTGGTCGCCGAGCCGCTGCATTCCGCACGGCGGTCACCAGATGTCGCTCAACATCGCGGCCGGCCTCGGCCTCGGCGGCAACGAGTCGTACCCCGATCTGTTCCAGCCGTACGGCGGCTTCCCCGATGGGGTGAAGGTCGACAACGGCTTCATCACGATGCCGGAGCTGCCGGGCATCGGCTTCGAAGGCAAGGCCGACCTGTTCGCGGAAATGCAAAAGCTGTCCGCATAA
- a CDS encoding LysR family transcriptional regulator, giving the protein MRTDSTSDFEFFIQLAKLKSLSGAARSLGITPPAATKRLGILEDRFGKRLVNRTTRSVSLTPEGEMYARYATQILDQVREMEDAIAGTPADPHGRLRINATLGFGRTTIAPLVSEFAKRYPNVDVQFVVTDRPVDLVEGAFDLAIRFGELPDQRLRARRLMSNRRFLCASPKYLERNGVPQRKEDLARHRCIIHTQNDDPFGVWRFMQDDHLEALKVSGSLSSNDGDIVLRWALDGHGILIRSEWDLAKYIQSGRLRLVLPDVVLPSADLFVYYPGQRNESTRARAFIDFLVKHFEAPFVPVDVSNATPERKRTGRSKP; this is encoded by the coding sequence GTGAGAACTGATTCGACATCCGACTTCGAGTTCTTCATCCAGCTCGCAAAACTGAAGAGCCTGTCGGGAGCAGCCCGGTCTCTCGGGATCACGCCTCCCGCGGCGACCAAGCGCCTCGGCATTCTCGAGGACCGGTTCGGCAAGCGGCTGGTCAACCGGACGACACGCAGTGTGAGCCTGACACCGGAAGGCGAGATGTATGCGCGGTACGCCACGCAGATTCTCGATCAGGTGCGGGAAATGGAGGACGCGATCGCCGGGACGCCGGCAGACCCGCATGGACGGCTACGCATCAATGCGACGCTTGGCTTCGGGCGCACGACCATCGCGCCACTGGTGTCTGAATTCGCGAAACGCTATCCGAACGTCGATGTCCAGTTCGTGGTTACCGATCGCCCGGTCGACCTGGTCGAAGGTGCGTTCGACCTGGCCATCCGGTTCGGCGAGTTGCCGGACCAGCGCTTGCGGGCGCGGCGCCTGATGAGCAATCGCCGATTCCTGTGCGCGTCGCCGAAGTATCTCGAGCGAAACGGTGTCCCGCAGCGCAAGGAAGACCTGGCCCGTCACCGCTGCATCATCCATACGCAGAACGACGATCCATTCGGCGTCTGGCGATTCATGCAGGACGATCATCTGGAGGCGTTGAAGGTCAGCGGCTCGCTCTCCAGCAATGACGGCGACATCGTGCTGCGTTGGGCGCTGGACGGTCACGGCATCCTGATCCGCTCGGAGTGGGATCTCGCCAAATACATCCAGAGCGGGCGACTTCGCCTCGTGCTGCCCGACGTCGTCCTGCCCTCCGCGGACCTGTTCGTCTACTATCCGGGGCAACGCAACGAGTCGACTCGTGCCCGCGCGTTCATCGATTTTCTCGTCAAGCACTTCGAGGCGCCGTTTGTTCCGGTCGACGTAAGCAACGCGACACCGGAGCGGAAGAGAACCGGTCGGTCGAAACCCTGA